CGTCGAGGTAGAAGACGCGGTTGACGACCTCGTCCACGAGCTCGACGTCGTGGGAGATGACGATCACACCGCCCGGGTACGTCTTGAGGTGCTCGCGCAGCCAGATGATCGAGTCGGCGTCGAGGTGGTTCGTCGGCTCGTCGAGGATCATCGTCTCGGCGTCCGAGAACAGGATCCGGGCGAGCTCGATGCGACGGCGCTGACCACCCGACAGCGTCTTGAGCTGCTGGTCGAGGATGCGGTCCGGCAGCTTGAGGTTCGACGCGATCGACGCCGCTTCGGCCTCGGCCGCGTAGCCGCCGAGCGCGTTGAACTGGTCGTCGAGCCGGCTGTACCGCCGCATGGCCTTCTCGGCGACGGCCGTGTCCGTGCTGGCCATGTCGAGGGTGGCCTGGCGGATGCCCTCGACGAGCTCGCCTAGCCCGCGGGCGTCGAGGATGCGCTTGCGGGCGGTGTCCTCCGGGTTGCCGGAGCGGGGGTCCTGCGGCAGGTACCCGATCTCGCCGGAGCGGTCGATCTTGCCCCCGGTCGGCTGGGTCTCACCCGCCAGGGCCTTGGTCATCGTGGTCTTCCCCGCGCCGTTCCGGCCGACGAGGCCGATCTTGTCGCCCTTCTCGACGCGGAAGGACACGTTCTCCATCAGGAGGCGAGCCCCGACGCGGATCTCGAGGTCGTGCACGGCAAGCACAGCAGACGTCCAATCAGTTGGTGGATGTGCACAACGGTGTGTGCGGGAGGTGCACCGCTACGCTGACGGGACCGATGGTCCCGAACGGGACCAGCAGTCCATTCTAGGAGAATCCATGACGAACGCCACCGGGTTCGCTCGCCGCGCAGTCCTCGCCGACCGTCTGCGCACCCACGGCCTGGCCACGAACGCCGCCCTGGTCGCCGGCGGAGCACTCTTCACCGCCGCCATGGCGCAGGTCGAGGTGCCGATGTGGCCGGTGCCGATCACGGGCCAGACCCTGGCGGTCGTGCTCGTCGGTGCCACCCTCGGTGCCCGCCGCGGCATGCTGTCGCTGCTCGTCTACGCGGTCGCCGGACTCGCCGGTGCGCCGTTCTTCGCCGACTTCACGGGTGGCCTCGGCGCCCTCGCCGTGCCGAGCTTCGGCTACGTCATCGGCTTCATCCCCGCCGCCGGTGTCATCGGCTGGCTCGCCCGTCGCGACTGGGACCGCCACGTCGGCCGTGCCGCGGTGGCGATGCTCGTCGCCAGCGCGATCCCGTTCGTCACCGGTCTCCCCTACCTGGCCGTCGTGCTCGGACAGCTCGGCGCGCCGAACGACCTGCAGTCGGTCCTCGCGGCCGGGCTCTACCCCTTCATCGTGGGCGGCATCGCGAAGGCCCTCATCGCCGCGGGCATCGTGCCGCTGGCGTGGAAGGTCCTCGGCCGCCGCTGAGTCCCGTCGCAGAAGGGCCCCGCACCGTCCGGTGCGGGGCCCTTCTGCGTGCGCGGGGGCACGGGGCGCGCGGGCGGGGGCGCGCGGGGGCGTGCGGGGGCGTGCGGAGGCGTGCGGGGGCGTGCGCGAGCGGGCAGGACACGCCGCGGGCTGCCCGCCGAGCGGGCGAAACCGGCCGCTCCAGAGCGGCGAGCGTGACTTTTTTGGCCCACTCGGGGCGCGCCCGAGACCCGACGCACTGACGGACGGGAGGCGCGGTGCCAGCCGGCACCGCGCCTCCCGTCCGTCAGGGGGTCGCGACTAGATCGAGAACCCGAGCGCGCGCATCATCTCGCGCCCGTCGTCGGTGATCCGCTCCGGGCCCCACGGCGGCATCCAGACCCAGTTGATCCGGAACGCGTCGACGATGCCGTCCAGCGCGTTCGCCGTGTCGCCCTCGATGACGTCGGTCAGGGGGCAGCCCGCGCTCGTCAGGGTCATGCTGATCACGAGCGCGGTCGCCTCGTCGTCCCAGGCGAGATCGTAGATGAGCCCGAGGTCGACGATGTTCACGCCGAGTTCCGGGTCCTGGACCTCCTTGAGGCCCTCGACGACCTCGTCGAACTTCTCCGGTGCGAGTGCGGTGATCATCAGTTCCCCGCCGCGGCGGCTGCGGCCTGCACGTAGCGGTCGTAGCCCTCGTTCTCGAGGCGCTCCGCGAGCTCGGGGCCACCCTGCTCGGCGACCTTGCCCGCGACGAACACGTGCACGAAGTCCGGCTTGATGTAGCGGAGGATGCGCGTGTAGTGGGTGATGAGCAGCACGCCGAGCCCGGTCGCGGCCTTGGCACGGTTGACGCCCTCGGACACGATCTTCAGCGCGTCGACGTCGAGGCCGGAGTCGGTCTCGTCGAGCACGGCGAACTTCGGCTTGAGGAGCTCGAGCTGCATGATCTCGTGGCGCTTCTTCTCGCCACCGGAGAAGCCCTCGTTGACGTTTCGCTCGGCGAAGGCCGAGTCCATCTTGAGGTCGGCCATCGACTGGCGGAGGTCCTTGACCCAGCTGCGGAGCGCCGGGGCCTCGCCGTCGATCGCGGTCTTGGCGGTGCGGAGGAAGTTCGACACCGTCACACCGGGGATCTCCACCGGGTACTGCATGGCGAGGAACATGCCGGCACGGGCACGCTCGTCGACGCTCATCGCGAGGACGTCCTCGCCGTCGAGCGTGATCGAGCCACCGACGACGTTGTACCGGGGGTGGCCGGCGATCGTGTAGGCGAGGGTGGACT
The sequence above is a segment of the Curtobacterium sp. BH-2-1-1 genome. Coding sequences within it:
- a CDS encoding metal-sulfur cluster assembly factor — its product is MITALAPEKFDEVVEGLKEVQDPELGVNIVDLGLIYDLAWDDEATALVISMTLTSAGCPLTDVIEGDTANALDGIVDAFRINWVWMPPWGPERITDDGREMMRALGFSI
- a CDS encoding biotin transporter BioY, yielding MTNATGFARRAVLADRLRTHGLATNAALVAGGALFTAAMAQVEVPMWPVPITGQTLAVVLVGATLGARRGMLSLLVYAVAGLAGAPFFADFTGGLGALAVPSFGYVIGFIPAAGVIGWLARRDWDRHVGRAAVAMLVASAIPFVTGLPYLAVVLGQLGAPNDLQSVLAAGLYPFIVGGIAKALIAAGIVPLAWKVLGRR
- the sufC gene encoding Fe-S cluster assembly ATPase SufC encodes the protein MSTLEIRDLQVSIDTDQGVKEILKGVDLTINEGEIHAIMGPNGSGKSTLAYTIAGHPRYNVVGGSITLDGEDVLAMSVDERARAGMFLAMQYPVEIPGVTVSNFLRTAKTAIDGEAPALRSWVKDLRQSMADLKMDSAFAERNVNEGFSGGEKKRHEIMQLELLKPKFAVLDETDSGLDVDALKIVSEGVNRAKAATGLGVLLITHYTRILRYIKPDFVHVFVAGKVAEQGGPELAERLENEGYDRYVQAAAAAAGN